A region of Oncorhynchus kisutch isolate 150728-3 linkage group LG29, Okis_V2, whole genome shotgun sequence DNA encodes the following proteins:
- the ecscr gene encoding endothelial cell-specific chemotaxis regulator, with product MDLLLYPVPLLSVFLLIPAVSAQSAINLTNQTEVPMVTSPTTLSSNTMHVAGSATTPTTAHPMTDVTSSPVLSPPGNNPLVTTLSALQSNQSTASPGNEAPTSSPRLSCPNVRSSAQAKIPSTPSQDTAAGPVFGSTAAATATTSTSATSPEGPKGTHTDIPPTQSPGKSLTMLAFGVMTLILILIIIMVVLVTVVNLKDKCSNSKEEGKKSSDSVVSESNVTFSGEKESITLISMKTINTETDTDSPQVSSIHSTTLDYEEQEQNRDLLNNKLV from the exons ATGGATCTGCTTCTGTATCCTGTCCCTCTGCTGAGTGTGTTTCTCCTCATTCCAGCAG TTTCAGCCCAATCTGCCATCAATCTGACCAACCAGACAGAGGTTCCCATGG TGACATCACCCACAACACTGTCATCCAACACTATGCATGTGGCTGGCAGCGCAACAACCCCAACTACAGCCCATCCAATGACTGATGTGACATCATCCCCAGTACTCTCACCGCCAG gGAACAACCCTCTTGTGACAACCCTCAGTGCCCTGCAGTCAAATCAATCAACAGCCTCACCTG GAAATGAGGCACCCACATCCTCACCTCGACTATCGTGTCCTAACGTCAGAAGCTCTGCTCAGGCTAAAATACCTAGTACCCCCTCACAAGACACTGCTGCTGGACCAG TCTTCGGATCAACGGCTGCTGCAACAGCAACCACTTCAACCTCTGCGACTTCCCCtgaaggacccaaagggacacacacagacatccctCCCACTCAGTCACCGGGCAAGAGCCTCACCATGCTTGCCTTTG GTGTCATGACTTTAATCCTCATTCTCATCATTATCATGGTGGTTTTAGTAACAGTGGTCAACCTAAAAGACAAGTGCAGCAACTCCAAGGAGGAAG GTAAAAAGAGCAGTGATTCTGTGGTGTCTGAAAG CAATGTCACGTTTAGTGGAGAAAAAGAGAGCATCACTTTGATCTCCATGAAGACCATTAACACAGAAACTG ACACAGACTCCCCCCAGGTCTCCTCCATTCACAGTACAACACTGGACTATGAGGAGCAGGAGCAAAACAGGGACCTATTGAACAACAAG CTGGTGTGA